One Solea senegalensis isolate Sse05_10M linkage group LG3, IFAPA_SoseM_1, whole genome shotgun sequence genomic window carries:
- the LOC122766870 gene encoding homeobox protein HMX2-like — protein MSGNMSKGDASSRSASLTFTIDSILNLKQEDGGESDLSPWQRDSGYKDEFQAQYEEVWDVRRRHDSSPERTVKSRVQCADSEENAPSLQSAGACLGAQSPEDTSEQQQQQKTTADTKATVKKKTRTIFSKRQIFQLEATFDMKRYLSSSERACLASSLQLTETQVKIWFQNRRNKLKRQLSTDMDGPLAADHFSEAAKNVQLPTFYKDSSLLSGCLLPMSFPVIYPTANAAPYIYFSNTGKYFGLFEAD, from the exons ATGTCCGGGAATATGAGCAAAGGGGACGCCTCGAGTCGGAGCGCTTCTTTGACCTTCACCATCGACAGCATTCTCAACCTGAAGCAGGAGGACGGAGGAGAGTCTGACCTCTCACCGTGGCAGAGGGACAGTGGATATAAGGATGAGTTCCAAGCGCAGTATGAGGAGGTGTGGGACGTCCGGAGGAGACACGACAGCAGCCCAGAGAGAACAG TTAAGTCCAGAGTCCAGTGTGCGGACAGCGAGGAAAACGCACCGTCGCTGCAGAGCGCCGGCGCCTGTCTCGGTGCGCAAAGCCCGGAGGACACatccgagcagcagcagcagcagaaaaccactGCTGACACCAAAGccacagtgaagaagaagacgcGCACCATCTTCTCCAAGAGACAGATCTTCCAGCTGGAGGCCACTTTTGACATGAAGCGGTACCtgagcagttcagagagagcGTGTCTCGCCAGCTCTCTGCAGCTCACAGAGACGCAGGTGAAAATCTGGTTCCAGAACCGACGCAACAAGCTGAAGAGGCAGCTGTCCACGGATATGGACGGGCCGCTGGCAGCGGATCACTTCTCCGAGGCGGCAAAAAACGTGCAATTACCGACTTTTTACAAAGACAGCAGCTTGCTGAGCGGATGTTTATTACCCATGTCTTTCCCCGTCATTTACCCGACGGCAAACGCTGCGCCTTACATCTACTTCTCCAACACTGGCAAATATTTTGGCCTGTTTGAGGCGGACTGA
- the LOC122766120 gene encoding homeobox protein HMX1-like yields the protein MLDDKEPTSKLAAPSRGSSFYIENLLRTSDGGASAVGKVTVHRPVMCPRQETGHGHLLNWKRTSPDTVHGATRSLRPMISCSDEQRDRDSPALTGRAEETDEPDEKREDTLTVEEREEDVSSSCFSRDDSCEQGDTKATRKKKTRTVFSRSQVFQLESTFDLKRYLSSSERAALASVLQLTETQVKIWFQNRRNKWKRQVAEDMEAGGSGGAAVRPYTAQRVIRVPMLYRENIPAPGTFTSLAQVSPLSTGFSSAINYPLTPHFTQPVSFITRQMTGLV from the exons ATGCTGGACGATAAAGAGCCGACGTCGAAGCTCGCAGCTCCGTCGAGAGGTTCGTCTTTTTACATTGAGAATTTGCTGAGAACTTCGGACGGAGGAGCTTCTGCTGTGGGGAAAGTTACCGTCCACAGGCCGGTGATGTGTCCCCGACAAGAAACTGGACACGGACATTTGCTGAACTGGAAGAGGACATCGCCGGACACAGTTCACGGCGCCACCAGAA GTCTAAGGCCCATGATCAGCTGCTCAGATGAACAGAGGGACCGGGATTCCCCAGCTTTAACGGGGCGGGCGGAGGAGACTGACGAACCGGACGAGAAGCGGGAAGACACACtgacagtggaggagagagaggaagacgtGTCCTCCTCTTGCTTCTCTCGGGACGACAGCTGTGAGCAAG GTGACACAAAAGCAACTCGAAAGAAGAAAACCCGCACTGTGTTCAGCCGCAGTCAGGTCTTCCAGCTGGAGTCCACATTTGATCTGAAACGCTACCTGAGCAGCTCAGAGCGGGCAGCGCTCGcctctgtgctgcagctcacagagacacaggtgaaGATATGGTTTCAGAACCGCAGGAACAAATGGAAGAGGCAGGTCGCTGAAGACATGGAGGCCGGCGGCAGTGGCGGAGCGGCCGTGCGGCCCTACACTGCACAGAGGGTCATCAGAGTTCCCATGCTGTATCGCGAGAACATCCCAGCGCCTGGAACTTTCACAAGTCTGGCCCAAGTGTCGCCGTTGTCGACCGGCTTCTCTAGTGCCATTAACTATCCACTGACTCCTCACTTCACTCAGCCAGTGTCGTTTATAACACGGCAGATGACCGGACTGGTGTGA